CCGCATCGTCAACAGGAACCCCGCGGCCTCGTTGAGGCCAGCGGCGATCACTTTGACCTGGTTGACCAGCTCGTCCACTCCGCCGGCCACTTCTTGGCTGCCGTCGGCCAGTCGGGCAGCGTTCTTCCTGAGGTCGGTGAGGGCAGCCTGTGCGCCACCCGGCTCGTTCAGCCCCATCGAATTGGCGGCCGCGGCGACGTCGGCCAACGCAGCGTTGAGCCGTTTCACCGTTGCGGAGAGGGTCTGTCCGCCGCCGAAGTCCTGCAACTGGCGGGCCGCATCGTTGATCTGATCGAGGCTGCCGTTTTCGTGTGCGACGGTGAGTCGCTCGAACTGCGCGCGGGTGGCACGGCAGGAGGGATTCGCATCGCAGACCGCGTTGCCCTGCAGCGCCGTTAACACCGGCCCAATCCACAGGAACATGTCCTTGACAGCGGAGAAATTGATGCCCATGGAGTTGCCGAGCAGGTTGATGCTGTCGACGAGCTTGGCGGCAGTGTCGACGTCGCGTACCAATTGGTCGCCGCCGTAAGCGGTTCTGGCTGAGGAGAACGTGGTGACCAGATTCTCAAGGCTGGGTACGATTTCGTTGACCTGGTTGCGGACGTCGGCGAGACTGTCGGCCAGCGTACCGGCTCCGTCCTTCAACCGGTTCAGGTCGCCGCCGCGCTCCTTGATCTGACCGGAACCGTCGGCCAGCCGGTCGCCGACCAGGCCCGCCTGATAAGTGGCCCGGAACTCCGGGGGCACATCCCCTAACGGCCGGGTGATGCCGCTGACCCGAGCGACGTCCGGCAACTGGGCTACCCGGGACGCCAGCTGTTCGAGGTCGGCCAGGGCGCGTGGCTCGCGCAGATCGCGCGGTGACTGGATCAGGATGTATTCGGGGATGGACTGGCTGATCGGGAAGTGGCGTTCCAATGCGGCGTAGCCGATAGAACTCGGCGCCGACGCCGCCACACTTTTACGGTCGTCGTAGTTGTAGTGCGCGAAGATCGCGGAGCCGGCCAACAACGCCAGAATGATTGCGCTGGAAACCAGATTGATCACCGGTCGCCGCACGATGCGGATGCCGGCGCGCCGCCAGAGCCGGGCGGTCAGTTCGCGGCGCGGCTTGACCCATCCGCGCGGTCCGGCAAGGGTCAGGATCGCCGGTAACAGCGTCAGCCCGGCGAGATAGGCGATGCCGATGCCGATCGCCGAGGAGATCCCGACCGTCTTGAACACGCCCATCTTGGCGAAGCCCAGCAGCAGGAAGGTGATCCCGACGGTCGCGGCCGATGCGGTGATGACCTTCCCGATCGAGACCATCGCCGCCTTCACCGCCTCGTCGAAGTCGGTATCGGCGCGCAGATAGTCGTGATATCGGCTGATCAGGAACACTGCGTAATCGGTTCCCGCGCCGGCCATGATCGCGCTCAGGAAGACGATGGACTGATTGGAGACACCCGATCCGGTCAGCTCGGAGTAAGCCGCCACCACGGACTGTGCGATCAGCAGGGATGACCCGATCGTGATCAGCGGCAGGAGCATCGTGACCAAGTTCCGGTAAACCACGAGCAATACGGTGAGCACCAGTACCGCGATCGCGATCTCGATCGGCATCCGATCACGCTGCCCGGCGACGGTGAGATCCGCGACGGTAGCCGCGGGGCCGGTGAGGTGCACCGACAGCGAACTGTCGCTGACGGCCTGCCGGATGACCTCGGAGACCCGGTTGAACGATTCGAAGGACCGCGGCGTGCCCAATTCTCCGACCAGCCCGACCGGCAGCACCCAGGTCGTGTTGTCTTCGCTGGTCAGGAACTCGCGTAGCTGCGGCGTACCGACGAAATCCTGCACCGTCTCGACGTCGGCGAGATCGTCGCCGAGGACCTTGACCAGGTGGCGGTAGGTCTGCTCGTCGGCTTTCGTCAGCCCGTCCTCGTTGATCATCGCCACGATGAGCAGGTCGTCGCTGCCGGATTCGTTGAACGCCTCCGCCATTTTCTGTGCGGTGACGCTCGAAGGCGCGTCGTCGGGCAGGATCGCGAGCGGGTGCCGCTCGGACATCTCGGTCAGGGACGGGAC
This sequence is a window from Mycolicibacillus parakoreensis. Protein-coding genes within it:
- a CDS encoding MMPL/RND family transporter, which gives rise to MRPLADLVVGWPWAVIAVWIMMAVALPLAVPSLTEMSERHPLAILPDDAPSSVTAQKMAEAFNESGSDDLLIVAMINEDGLTKADEQTYRHLVKVLGDDLADVETVQDFVGTPQLREFLTSEDNTTWVLPVGLVGELGTPRSFESFNRVSEVIRQAVSDSSLSVHLTGPAATVADLTVAGQRDRMPIEIAIAVLVLTVLLVVYRNLVTMLLPLITIGSSLLIAQSVVAAYSELTGSGVSNQSIVFLSAIMAGAGTDYAVFLISRYHDYLRADTDFDEAVKAAMVSIGKVITASAATVGITFLLLGFAKMGVFKTVGISSAIGIGIAYLAGLTLLPAILTLAGPRGWVKPRRELTARLWRRAGIRIVRRPVINLVSSAIILALLAGSAIFAHYNYDDRKSVAASAPSSIGYAALERHFPISQSIPEYILIQSPRDLREPRALADLEQLASRVAQLPDVARVSGITRPLGDVPPEFRATYQAGLVGDRLADGSGQIKERGGDLNRLKDGAGTLADSLADVRNQVNEIVPSLENLVTTFSSARTAYGGDQLVRDVDTAAKLVDSINLLGNSMGINFSAVKDMFLWIGPVLTALQGNAVCDANPSCRATRAQFERLTVAHENGSLDQINDAARQLQDFGGGQTLSATVKRLNAALADVAAAANSMGLNEPGGAQAALTDLRKNAARLADGSQEVAGGVDELVNQVKVIAAGLNEAAGFLLTMRNEAAGPSAAGFNIPQEALGLPEFQEAARAFISPDGHTVRYLVQTNLNPFSAEAMDQVDRISDIAAGAQPNTTLADATISMGGYPAALRDTRDYYQHDIRYIIIATLIVVLLTLMLLLRALIAPLYLVGSVVISFFAALGIGVLTFQFLFDQQLHWSVPPLAFVVLIAVGADYNMLLVSRLRDESPHSVRFGVIRTLSSTGGVITAAGLIFAASMAGLLFSSIGVVVQGGFVIGVGILLDTFVVRTITVPAIATLVGRANWWPSRVGARRSPPSQITAPGDVIEEPAGTEE